From the Pseudomonas baltica genome, one window contains:
- a CDS encoding ABC transporter permease, translating to MLRISPLGRRRLAAFKANRRGWWSLWLFVGLFVLCLCGELLANDKPLLVSYQGQMYYPILHEYQETDFGGQLPFEPDYTSQFVRDLIASKGGWMLFPPIPFGPQSVNWDLSAPSPSPPSAQNWLGTDEQARDVLARALYGARVSILFALLLTAISTLIGVIAGAVQGYYGGLVDLLGQRLQEIWSGLPVLYLLIILSGFVAPSFWWLLGIMALFSWLSLVDVVRAEFLRGRNLEYVKAARALGLTNGALMRRHILPNAMTSTLTYLPFILTGAISTLTALDFLGFGMPAGTASLGELIGEAKKNLQAPWLGMTAFCVLALILSLLVFIGEACRDAFDPRN from the coding sequence ATGCTGCGTATTTCCCCTTTGGGCCGGCGTCGGCTGGCCGCCTTCAAGGCCAATCGCCGCGGCTGGTGGTCGTTGTGGCTGTTCGTCGGGCTGTTTGTTTTGTGCCTGTGCGGTGAGTTGCTTGCCAATGACAAACCGCTGCTGGTCAGCTATCAGGGCCAGATGTATTACCCCATCCTGCACGAATATCAGGAAACCGACTTCGGTGGGCAACTGCCATTCGAGCCTGATTACACAAGCCAGTTCGTGCGTGACCTGATCGCCAGCAAGGGCGGCTGGATGCTATTCCCGCCGATCCCTTTCGGCCCGCAATCGGTGAACTGGGACCTCAGCGCGCCATCGCCCAGCCCGCCCAGCGCGCAAAACTGGCTGGGTACCGATGAGCAGGCCAGGGATGTGCTGGCCCGCGCCCTGTACGGCGCGCGCGTGTCGATCCTGTTTGCCTTGCTGCTGACGGCGATCAGCACGCTGATCGGGGTGATCGCCGGTGCCGTGCAGGGCTATTACGGCGGTTTGGTGGATTTGCTCGGCCAGCGCCTGCAGGAAATCTGGTCGGGGCTGCCGGTGCTGTATCTGCTGATCATCCTGTCTGGGTTCGTGGCGCCCAGCTTCTGGTGGTTGCTGGGGATCATGGCGCTGTTTTCGTGGCTGAGCCTGGTCGATGTGGTGCGTGCCGAGTTCCTGCGCGGCCGCAACCTGGAATACGTCAAGGCCGCGCGTGCTTTGGGGCTGACCAATGGCGCGTTGATGCGCCGGCATATTCTGCCCAATGCGATGACCAGCACCTTGACCTACCTGCCATTCATTCTGACCGGCGCCATTTCGACGCTTACCGCCCTGGACTTCCTCGGCTTCGGCATGCCGGCGGGCACGGCTTCGCTGGGTGAGCTGATCGGCGAAGCGAAGAAAAACCTCCAGGCCCCCTGGCTCGGCATGACGGCCTTCTGCGTGCTGGCATTGATTCTTTCGCTGTTGGTGTTCATTGGCGAAGCCTGCCGTGACGCGTTTGATCC